The following proteins are encoded in a genomic region of Heliangelus exortis chromosome 7, bHelExo1.hap1, whole genome shotgun sequence:
- the ADD3 gene encoding gamma-adducin isoform X1, which produces MSSDASQVVITTPPPATMPHKERYFDRINENDPEYLRERNMSPDLRQDFNMMEQRKRVTQILQSPAFREDLECLIQEQMKKGNNPTGLLALQQIAEYITASSFAGFSSASLSHGIITPINDLPGIDTSSFVKGEKLTRCKLASLYRLADLFGWAHLPNTYITVRVSKEHDHILIIPRGLSFSEASASNLVKVNILGDVVDQGSTTLSIDNAGFSPHVAIYSTRPDVRCVIHIHTPATAAVSSMKCGILPISQEALILGDVAYYNYQGSLDEQEERIQLQKVLGPSCKVLVLRNHGVVALGETLEEAFHYIFNVQLACETQVHALAGAGGIDNLLLLDLQKFKPSTHAVAASGGGGVNMASQQKWKVGEQEFEALMRMLDNLGYRTGYAYRQPLVREKPRHKSDVEIPATVTAFSFEDDTVPLSPLKFLAQRQQREKTRWLNSPNTYLKVNVPEESWNGEASPRTKITWMKADDSSKTSGGTPIKIEDPNQFVPLNTNPSEVLEKRNKIREQNRYDLKTAGPQSQLLAGIVVDKKPSPPMQFEDDEHAPPAPPNPFSHLTEKELEEYKKTVERKQQGLEDAEQELFSDDASSVSQIQSQTQSPQNVPEKLEENHEDLYTQNANLISVELPVVVVNGKEDAHDVEEDLTKRVSQLTTSTMESVEITIKSSEKIEETLSPEGSPSKSPSKKKKKFRTPSFLKKSKKKEKVEV; this is translated from the exons GCGTTTCGAGAAGACTTGGAATGCCTTATTCAGGAACAGATGAAGAAGGGCAATAACCCCACTGGACTGCTTGCATTACAGCAGATTGCTGAATACATTACAGCAAGCTCTTTTGCAGGTTTTTCCTCAGCTTCACTCA GCCATGGAATCATTACACCCATCAATGATCTCCCTGGGATAGATACTTCCTCATTTGTTAAGGGGGAAAAACTTACTCGTTGCAAGTTAGCCAGCTTGTATAGATTGGCTGACTTGTTTGGGTGGGCACATTTGCCCAATACCTATATCACA GTAAGAGTAAGCAAAGAACATGACCATATTCTAATCATTCCACGAGGTCTGTCCTTTTCTGAAGCTTCAGCTTCTAACTTG GTTAAGGTAAACATCCTAGGAGATGTAGTTGACCAGGGAAGTACAACTTTAAGTATTGACAATGCAGGATTCAGCCCACATGTGGCCATCTACTCCACACGCCCTGATGTCAGATGTGTAATCCACATACACACACCTGCAACAGCAGCT gTTTCATCTATGAAGTGTGGCATCCTTCCCATATCACAAGAGGCTCTGATTCTGGGTGATGTTGCTTATTACAACTACCAGGGTTCTCTTGATGAACAGGAAGAGAGAATTCAGCTTCAGAAAGTTCTTGGACCCAGTTGCAAG GTATTGGTCTTGAGAAACCATGGTGTGGTAGCACTGGgagagacactggaagaggcaTTCCACTATATTTTCAATGTGCAACTGGCCTGTGAAACACAG GTTCATGCATTAGCTGGAGCAGGTGGAATAGACAATCTCTTACTACTGGATCTGCAGAAGTTCAAGCCTTCCACACACGCTGTGGCAGCAAGTGGAGGAGGTGGAGTTAATATGGCTTCACAACAAAAATGGAAAGTTGGGGAGCAAGAATTTGAAGCACTCATGCGGATGCTGGACAACCTG GGATACAGAACTGGCTATGCCTATAGGCAACCTTTAGTCAGGGAAAAACCCAGACACAAGAGCGACGTTGAGATCCCAGCCACTGTGactgcattttcctttgaagaTGACACAGTTCCACTTTCCCCCCTGAAATTCCTGgcccagaggcagcagagggaaaagacaAGATGGCTGAACTCTCCAAACACATACTTGAAAGTTAATGTGCCTGAGGAGTCCTGGAATGGAGAAGCCAGTCCCAGGACTAAGATCACG tggATGAAAGCTGATGACTCCTCCAAGACTAGTGGAGGAACACCAATCAAAATTGAAGATCCAAACCAATTTGTTCCTCTAAACACAAACCCAAGTGAGGTGCTGGAAAAGCGAAATAAG ATAAGGGAGCAAAACCGATACGACCTGAAGACAGCAGGACCCCAGTCCCAGCTGCTCGCTGGGATTGTTGTGGACAAAAAGCCCAGTCCA CCAATGCAATTTGAGGATGATGAACAtgcaccaccagcaccacccaaCCCCTTCAGCCATCTCACAGAAAAGGAACTGGAAGAGTACAAGAAAACAGTAGAGCGCAAGCAGCAAGGGTTGGAAG ATGCTGAACAGGAATTATTCTCAGATGACGCTTCATCTGTCTCCCAAATTCAGTCACAAACTCAATCCCCGCAAAATGTCCCAGAAAAATTAGAAG AAAATCATGAAGATCTTTATACACAGAATGCTAACCTAATATCTGTGGAGTTGCCAGTTGTGGTGGTGAATGGCAAAGAAGATGCACATGATGTGGAGGAAGATCTCACCAAGAGGGTCAGTCAGTTAACCACGAGTACTATGGAGAGTGTGGAGATTACAATTAAAAGCTCTGAAAAGATAGAAGAGACCCTTTCCCCTGAAGGGTCACCTTCCAAATCCCCttcaaagaagaagaagaaattccGCACCCCGTCGTTCctgaaaaagagtaaaaagaaggagaaagtggAAGTGTAA
- the ADD3 gene encoding gamma-adducin isoform X2, translated as MSSDASQVVITTPPPATMPHKERYFDRINENDPEYLRERNMSPDLRQDFNMMEQRKRVTQILQSPAFREDLECLIQEQMKKGNNPTGLLALQQIAEYITASSFAGFSSASLSHGIITPINDLPGIDTSSFVKGEKLTRCKLASLYRLADLFGWAHLPNTYITVRVSKEHDHILIIPRGLSFSEASASNLVKVNILGDVVDQGSTTLSIDNAGFSPHVAIYSTRPDVRCVIHIHTPATAAVSSMKCGILPISQEALILGDVAYYNYQGSLDEQEERIQLQKVLGPSCKVLVLRNHGVVALGETLEEAFHYIFNVQLACETQVHALAGAGGIDNLLLLDLQKFKPSTHAVAASGGGGVNMASQQKWKVGEQEFEALMRMLDNLGYRTGYAYRQPLVREKPRHKSDVEIPATVTAFSFEDDTVPLSPLKFLAQRQQREKTRWLNSPNTYLKVNVPEESWNGEASPRTKITWMKADDSSKTSGGTPIKIEDPNQFVPLNTNPSEVLEKRNKIREQNRYDLKTAGPQSQLLAGIVVDKKPSPPMQFEDDEHAPPAPPNPFSHLTEKELEEYKKTVERKQQGLEENHEDLYTQNANLISVELPVVVVNGKEDAHDVEEDLTKRVSQLTTSTMESVEITIKSSEKIEETLSPEGSPSKSPSKKKKKFRTPSFLKKSKKKEKVEV; from the exons GCGTTTCGAGAAGACTTGGAATGCCTTATTCAGGAACAGATGAAGAAGGGCAATAACCCCACTGGACTGCTTGCATTACAGCAGATTGCTGAATACATTACAGCAAGCTCTTTTGCAGGTTTTTCCTCAGCTTCACTCA GCCATGGAATCATTACACCCATCAATGATCTCCCTGGGATAGATACTTCCTCATTTGTTAAGGGGGAAAAACTTACTCGTTGCAAGTTAGCCAGCTTGTATAGATTGGCTGACTTGTTTGGGTGGGCACATTTGCCCAATACCTATATCACA GTAAGAGTAAGCAAAGAACATGACCATATTCTAATCATTCCACGAGGTCTGTCCTTTTCTGAAGCTTCAGCTTCTAACTTG GTTAAGGTAAACATCCTAGGAGATGTAGTTGACCAGGGAAGTACAACTTTAAGTATTGACAATGCAGGATTCAGCCCACATGTGGCCATCTACTCCACACGCCCTGATGTCAGATGTGTAATCCACATACACACACCTGCAACAGCAGCT gTTTCATCTATGAAGTGTGGCATCCTTCCCATATCACAAGAGGCTCTGATTCTGGGTGATGTTGCTTATTACAACTACCAGGGTTCTCTTGATGAACAGGAAGAGAGAATTCAGCTTCAGAAAGTTCTTGGACCCAGTTGCAAG GTATTGGTCTTGAGAAACCATGGTGTGGTAGCACTGGgagagacactggaagaggcaTTCCACTATATTTTCAATGTGCAACTGGCCTGTGAAACACAG GTTCATGCATTAGCTGGAGCAGGTGGAATAGACAATCTCTTACTACTGGATCTGCAGAAGTTCAAGCCTTCCACACACGCTGTGGCAGCAAGTGGAGGAGGTGGAGTTAATATGGCTTCACAACAAAAATGGAAAGTTGGGGAGCAAGAATTTGAAGCACTCATGCGGATGCTGGACAACCTG GGATACAGAACTGGCTATGCCTATAGGCAACCTTTAGTCAGGGAAAAACCCAGACACAAGAGCGACGTTGAGATCCCAGCCACTGTGactgcattttcctttgaagaTGACACAGTTCCACTTTCCCCCCTGAAATTCCTGgcccagaggcagcagagggaaaagacaAGATGGCTGAACTCTCCAAACACATACTTGAAAGTTAATGTGCCTGAGGAGTCCTGGAATGGAGAAGCCAGTCCCAGGACTAAGATCACG tggATGAAAGCTGATGACTCCTCCAAGACTAGTGGAGGAACACCAATCAAAATTGAAGATCCAAACCAATTTGTTCCTCTAAACACAAACCCAAGTGAGGTGCTGGAAAAGCGAAATAAG ATAAGGGAGCAAAACCGATACGACCTGAAGACAGCAGGACCCCAGTCCCAGCTGCTCGCTGGGATTGTTGTGGACAAAAAGCCCAGTCCA CCAATGCAATTTGAGGATGATGAACAtgcaccaccagcaccacccaaCCCCTTCAGCCATCTCACAGAAAAGGAACTGGAAGAGTACAAGAAAACAGTAGAGCGCAAGCAGCAAGGGTTGGAAG AAAATCATGAAGATCTTTATACACAGAATGCTAACCTAATATCTGTGGAGTTGCCAGTTGTGGTGGTGAATGGCAAAGAAGATGCACATGATGTGGAGGAAGATCTCACCAAGAGGGTCAGTCAGTTAACCACGAGTACTATGGAGAGTGTGGAGATTACAATTAAAAGCTCTGAAAAGATAGAAGAGACCCTTTCCCCTGAAGGGTCACCTTCCAAATCCCCttcaaagaagaagaagaaattccGCACCCCGTCGTTCctgaaaaagagtaaaaagaaggagaaagtggAAGTGTAA
- the ADD3 gene encoding gamma-adducin isoform X3: MKKGNNPTGLLALQQIAEYITASSFAGFSSASLSHGIITPINDLPGIDTSSFVKGEKLTRCKLASLYRLADLFGWAHLPNTYITVRVSKEHDHILIIPRGLSFSEASASNLVKVNILGDVVDQGSTTLSIDNAGFSPHVAIYSTRPDVRCVIHIHTPATAAVSSMKCGILPISQEALILGDVAYYNYQGSLDEQEERIQLQKVLGPSCKVLVLRNHGVVALGETLEEAFHYIFNVQLACETQVHALAGAGGIDNLLLLDLQKFKPSTHAVAASGGGGVNMASQQKWKVGEQEFEALMRMLDNLGYRTGYAYRQPLVREKPRHKSDVEIPATVTAFSFEDDTVPLSPLKFLAQRQQREKTRWLNSPNTYLKVNVPEESWNGEASPRTKITWMKADDSSKTSGGTPIKIEDPNQFVPLNTNPSEVLEKRNKIREQNRYDLKTAGPQSQLLAGIVVDKKPSPPMQFEDDEHAPPAPPNPFSHLTEKELEEYKKTVERKQQGLEDAEQELFSDDASSVSQIQSQTQSPQNVPEKLEENHEDLYTQNANLISVELPVVVVNGKEDAHDVEEDLTKRVSQLTTSTMESVEITIKSSEKIEETLSPEGSPSKSPSKKKKKFRTPSFLKKSKKKEKVEV; this comes from the exons ATGAAGAAGGGCAATAACCCCACTGGACTGCTTGCATTACAGCAGATTGCTGAATACATTACAGCAAGCTCTTTTGCAGGTTTTTCCTCAGCTTCACTCA GCCATGGAATCATTACACCCATCAATGATCTCCCTGGGATAGATACTTCCTCATTTGTTAAGGGGGAAAAACTTACTCGTTGCAAGTTAGCCAGCTTGTATAGATTGGCTGACTTGTTTGGGTGGGCACATTTGCCCAATACCTATATCACA GTAAGAGTAAGCAAAGAACATGACCATATTCTAATCATTCCACGAGGTCTGTCCTTTTCTGAAGCTTCAGCTTCTAACTTG GTTAAGGTAAACATCCTAGGAGATGTAGTTGACCAGGGAAGTACAACTTTAAGTATTGACAATGCAGGATTCAGCCCACATGTGGCCATCTACTCCACACGCCCTGATGTCAGATGTGTAATCCACATACACACACCTGCAACAGCAGCT gTTTCATCTATGAAGTGTGGCATCCTTCCCATATCACAAGAGGCTCTGATTCTGGGTGATGTTGCTTATTACAACTACCAGGGTTCTCTTGATGAACAGGAAGAGAGAATTCAGCTTCAGAAAGTTCTTGGACCCAGTTGCAAG GTATTGGTCTTGAGAAACCATGGTGTGGTAGCACTGGgagagacactggaagaggcaTTCCACTATATTTTCAATGTGCAACTGGCCTGTGAAACACAG GTTCATGCATTAGCTGGAGCAGGTGGAATAGACAATCTCTTACTACTGGATCTGCAGAAGTTCAAGCCTTCCACACACGCTGTGGCAGCAAGTGGAGGAGGTGGAGTTAATATGGCTTCACAACAAAAATGGAAAGTTGGGGAGCAAGAATTTGAAGCACTCATGCGGATGCTGGACAACCTG GGATACAGAACTGGCTATGCCTATAGGCAACCTTTAGTCAGGGAAAAACCCAGACACAAGAGCGACGTTGAGATCCCAGCCACTGTGactgcattttcctttgaagaTGACACAGTTCCACTTTCCCCCCTGAAATTCCTGgcccagaggcagcagagggaaaagacaAGATGGCTGAACTCTCCAAACACATACTTGAAAGTTAATGTGCCTGAGGAGTCCTGGAATGGAGAAGCCAGTCCCAGGACTAAGATCACG tggATGAAAGCTGATGACTCCTCCAAGACTAGTGGAGGAACACCAATCAAAATTGAAGATCCAAACCAATTTGTTCCTCTAAACACAAACCCAAGTGAGGTGCTGGAAAAGCGAAATAAG ATAAGGGAGCAAAACCGATACGACCTGAAGACAGCAGGACCCCAGTCCCAGCTGCTCGCTGGGATTGTTGTGGACAAAAAGCCCAGTCCA CCAATGCAATTTGAGGATGATGAACAtgcaccaccagcaccacccaaCCCCTTCAGCCATCTCACAGAAAAGGAACTGGAAGAGTACAAGAAAACAGTAGAGCGCAAGCAGCAAGGGTTGGAAG ATGCTGAACAGGAATTATTCTCAGATGACGCTTCATCTGTCTCCCAAATTCAGTCACAAACTCAATCCCCGCAAAATGTCCCAGAAAAATTAGAAG AAAATCATGAAGATCTTTATACACAGAATGCTAACCTAATATCTGTGGAGTTGCCAGTTGTGGTGGTGAATGGCAAAGAAGATGCACATGATGTGGAGGAAGATCTCACCAAGAGGGTCAGTCAGTTAACCACGAGTACTATGGAGAGTGTGGAGATTACAATTAAAAGCTCTGAAAAGATAGAAGAGACCCTTTCCCCTGAAGGGTCACCTTCCAAATCCCCttcaaagaagaagaagaaattccGCACCCCGTCGTTCctgaaaaagagtaaaaagaaggagaaagtggAAGTGTAA